One Mastacembelus armatus chromosome 10, fMasArm1.2, whole genome shotgun sequence DNA window includes the following coding sequences:
- the LOC113144049 gene encoding uncharacterized protein LOC113144049 — translation MSQSQNPKDTQALLQSMLQRLKLQPGREGQAFLHTHVPTPVASRWEGDGGKGASNLQKISNTPVNSLEFGINGISSKEFGDSVADKDGGIQQPGHGSKVGRGHISFPSQKDNTHDGTGLNRMLGQTTSPGITPTRTRQPFPTDSPKDTDITSFGRTDRERVSFGSSVITRTVPSNIDSVTSIGQNHNQGFTSRAYMWSLKPTDDKPDMQSQENKMLHPGNGEFGALSQSNGMQFVASSQNTTNSSSRRKQRSSENKTRRWTQKIKERWRDRPASFSKKGKEKEAGHLDQKSEPLTEEEERTPPLPDDSDPSKISPTHTEVSTPDGHSRSSSDFEFGLGSFSLLDEIVMGQEWAKFLNPNQSAPSAIQRPTGEKLRFTPNPCDSGQSSVILNQQGGGDNPWSFRGTNTSPVSNSSIAHIPPYASVPIGIDVSEGNQQQYVHGEADQSEPMEDGFLGDSGPGQKYAPPSFVEPAGVVDISVLKNRGLNRKRHHQSAERIDERFQTNITSDGKDLDREGSISPPSMTSSHVMDETGEYRHDNITLKCDVPTPLSSSFFKPFVPPPRGVLKHSISQESESSMETVIKRRRVEENRRVRFSEEVMSIEAPELGLDMTDSEEDLGSEVDSVIEQECEVVQATLEEVAPVRRHALPAWILALKRKNTGKKHR, via the exons ATGTCTCAGTCACAAAATCCAAAAGACACTCAGGCCTTGCTTCAGTCCATGCTGCAGAGACTGAAGCTCCAGCCAGGAAGAGAGGGCCAAGCATTCCTGCACACTCATGTACCCACACCCGTTGCTTCCAGATGGGAAGGTGATGGGGGAAAAGGGGCCTCCAACCTCCAGAAAATAAGCAACACTCCGGTAAATAGCTTGGAGTTTGGTATTAACGGTATCTCCTCAAAAGAGTTTGGAGACTCTGTTGCAGACAAAGATGGGGGAATACAGCAACCAGGTCATGGCAGTAAAGTGGGTAGGGGTCACATTTCCTTCCCCTCACAGAAAGACAACACTCATGATGGCACAGGTTTGAATAGGATGTTGGGACAGACCACATCGCCTGGGATCACCCCAACAAGAACAAGGCAGCCTTTTCCTACTGATTCACCTAAGGATACTGATATTACTTCCTTTGGTAGGACTGATAGGGAAAGGGTGAGTTTTGGCAGTTCTGTAATAACAAGGACTGTTCCGAGTAATATAGACTCTGTCACAAGCATTGGGCAGAATCATAACCAGGGTTTTACATCCAGAGCCTATATGTGGTCCCTGAAGCCCACAGATGATAAACCTGACATGCAAAGTCAAGAGAATAAAATGCTGCATCCGGGAAATGGAGAATTTGGAGCTTTGTCACAAAGCAACGGCATGCAGTTTGTTGCATCTagccaaaacacaacaaacagcagctctagAAGAAAACAGCGATCATCTGAGAATAAAACCAGAAGATGGACACAGAAGATtaaagagagatggagggacaGGCCTGCAAGTTTTTctaaaaagggaaaagaaaaagaagcagggCACTTAGACCAGAAGAGTGAACCTTTAACTGAG GAAGAAGAAAGGACCCCCCCTTTACCAGATGACAGTGATCCCAGTAAGATCTCTCCTACACACACTGAAGTCAGCACTCCTGATGGGCACAGCAG gTCTTCTAGTGACTTTGAGTTTGGCCTGGGGTCATTCAGCCTATTGGATGAGATCGTCATGGGTCAAGAGTGGGCTAAGTTTCTAAACCCTAACCAGTCAGCCCCCTCAGCCATTCAGAGACCCACAGGGGAGAAACTCAGATTCACACCAAATCCTTGTGATAGCGGTCAGTCGTCTGTGATTCTGAACCAACAAGGAGGAGGGGACAACCCGTGGAGCTTCAGGGGTACCAATACATCACCTGTTTCAAATTCCAGCATAGCACACATACCACCCTATGCTTCAGTACCTATCGGCATAGATGTTTCAGAAGGGAATCAACAACAGTATGTTCACGGAGAAGCTGATCAGTCAGAGCCAATGGAAGATGGTTTCCTTGGAGACAGTGGTCCAGGACAGAAATATGCACCCCCATCCTTTGTAGAG CCCGCAGGTGTTGTAGACATCTCAGTACTGAAGAACCGAGGCCTCAACAGGAAGAGACACCATCAGTCAGCTGAGAGGATAGACGAGAGGTTTCAAACAAACATAACAAGCGATGGGAAAGACCTGGACAGAG AAGGATCTATATCTCCACCGAGCATGACCAGCAGCCATGTGATGGATGAAACAGGAGAGTACCGACATGATAACATCACGCTAAAATGTGATGTTCCCACCCCACTCTCTTCATCCttttttaaaccttttgttCCTCCCCCTCGGGGTGTCCTCAAACACTCCATATCCCAGGAATCAGAGTCCTCAATGGAAACAGTAATAAAAAGG AGGCGAGTGGAGGAGAACCGTCGGGTTCGTTTTTCAGAGGAGGTGATGTCCATAGAGGCTCCAGAGCTGGGTCTGGACATGACGGACTCAGAGGAGGATTTAGGATCAGAGGTGGACTCTGTGATAGAGCAGGAATGTGAGGTGGTGCAGGCAACATTAGAAGAGGTGGCACCAGTGCGTCGGCATGCCCTCCCTGCCTGGATACTGGctctgaagaggaaaaacactgGGAAGAAACACAGATAG